A single region of the Mycteria americana isolate JAX WOST 10 ecotype Jacksonville Zoo and Gardens chromosome 10, USCA_MyAme_1.0, whole genome shotgun sequence genome encodes:
- the UTP14A gene encoding U3 small nucleolar RNA-associated protein 14 homolog A has translation MAEDWLGVEAAVSASEGEDEGQEDGERRHQQLLEAVSSLSGRKRRKLAERTEASAQVSEFNVSCKGAGEKLVLSELLKPIRPKSALSSVKKELTRVKQKKAVELPLSKEEAKRVVREAAYVRTSKDVGKWQQVVLQNRRAEQLVFPLKQEIATVVPLEQVASAWKARTPLEQEIFGLLHKTQQPITDPLLTPEETASLQAMSLEEARQRRAELQKARVVQSYYEAKARREKKIKSKKYHRVLKRSKRRKALKEFELLHKSDPEAALARLEELEQLRMQERMSLKHQNKGKWARSRAVMAKYDLEARKAMQEQLAKNKELMQKVRVELPEEEPGDAPEEDLTSVTVPTIPAGASGANPWMLGKPSGPAEEPEVQEGLGDVAVPGAAESKEEMEEEEEVSEEEALLQDFAQKRHARQQRAGSPEGQGADETEAVSELPGDSPIHPVCAEEQASLGIEQPPRAQEEILLSEQLGRVRTMEDVEALASEERVEEQEKPAAARAEKRVQQQEKCKAGDTRAKKPPAKKKIISLQAVLAGKSQEVQCPSLPVVVEEEEGGFDQRGVITEAFAGDDVVADFRREKRKAEQAAKPQSVNLVLPGWGEWGGTGLKPSTKKIKRFLLKPPPAPPRKDQHLPHVIMSEQRNIHAAAHQVSELPFPFERHQQFEHSIRTPVGTTWNTQRAFQKLTAPRVITRAGHIIQPISAEDVPDVAAAAGGGAGPALEIAPKQQEHPFRRPRKRAR, from the exons ATGGCGGAGGACTGGCTGGGCGTGGAGGCGGCCGTGAGCGCCAGCGAGGGCGAGGATGAG GGGCAGGAGGACGGCGAGAGGCggcaccagcagctcctggaggcGGTCAGCTCCCTCTCCGGGCGGAAGCG GCGGAAGCTGGCGGAGCGTACGGAGGCAAGCGCGCAAGTGTCCGAGTTCAACGTCAGCTGCAAAG GTGCTGGGGAGAAGCTGGTTCTGTCTGAGCTCCTGAAGCCCATCCGTCCCAAATCCGCCCTGAGCAGCGTGAAGAAAGAGCTGACCAGAGTGAAGCAGAAAAAGGCGGTGGAGCTGCCGCTCAGCAAAGAGGAGGCGAAGCGG GTCGTGAGGGAAGCTGCCTACGTCAGGACCTCTAAAGACGTGGGCAAATGGCAGCAGGTGGTTTTGCAGAACCGACGGGCGGAGCAGCTGGTTTTCCCCCTGAAGCAGGAGATTGCTACAGTCGTCCCCCTGGAGCAAGTGGCTTCAGCATGGAAG GCCCGAACTCCCCTGGAGCAGGAGATCTTTGGGCTGCTCCACAAGACGCAGCAGCCCATCACAGACCCGCTCCTGACGCCGGAGGAGACGGCCTCGCTGCAGGCAATGAGCCTGGAGGAG gcccggcagcggcgggcagagctgcagaaggcTCGGGTCGTGCAGTCCTACTACGAAGCCAAGGCTCGTCGAGAGAAGAAGATCAAGAGCAAGAA GTACCATCGCGTGCTGAAAAGAAGCAAGAGGCGCAAGGCCTTAAAGGAGTTTGAGCTGCTGCATAAGTCGGACCCTGAGGCTGCCTTGgcaaggctggaggagctggagcagctcaggATGCAG gaGCGGATGAGTCTTAAGCACCAGAACAAGGGAAAATGGGCCCGCTCCAGGGCCGTTATGGCTAAGTATGACCTGGAG GCCCGCAAGGCCATGCAGGAGCAGCTGGCCAAGAACAAGGAGTTGATGCAGAAGGTGCGGGTGGAGCTGCCTGAGGAGGAGCCAGGTGATGCGCCTGAAGAGGACCTCACGTCGGTGACTGTCCCCACCATCCCTGCGGGTGCCAGCGGAGCTAATCCCTGGATGCTGGGCAAGCCCAGTGGCCCAGCCGAGGAGCCTGAGGTGCAGGAGGGTCTCGGAGATGTTGCGGTGCCTGGTGCTGCGGAGAgcaaggaggagatggaggaggaggaggaggtgtcgGAGGAGGAAGCTCTGCTGCAAGACTTTGCGCAGAAACGGCACGCGCGGCAGCAGCGGGCGGGGAGCCCTGAGGGACAAG GTGCTGATGAGACGGAGGCAGTTTCTGAACTGCCGGGGGACAGCCCCATCCACCCCGTCTGTGCCGAGGAGCAGGCGAGCCTAGGGATCGAGCAGCCTCCCCGGGCCCAGGAGGAGATCCTGCTGTCGGAGCAGCTGGGCCGGGTGCGGACGATGGAGGACGTCGAGGCTCTGGCCTCAGAGGAGCGTGTGGAAGAGCAAGAGAAGCCAGCGGCTGCAAGAGCGGAGAAGCgagtgcagcagcaggagaaatgcaAAGCGGGGGACACGCGTGCCAAGAAACCACCAGCCAAGAAGAAGATCATTagcctgcaggctgtgctggctggcaAGTCCCAGGAGGTTCAGTGCCCCAGCCTGCCCGTGGTCgtggaggaggag GAGGGTGGCTTCGACCAAAGAGGGGTGATCACAGAGGCCTTTGCCGGGGACGATGTGGTCGCTGACTTCCGCCGGGAGAAGCGCAAGGCAGAGCAGGCTGCGAAGCCGCAGTCGGTGAACCTGGTGCTGCCGGGCTGGGGCGAGTGGGGAGGCACGGGACTGAAGCCCagcaccaagaaaataaaacG GTTCCTGCTCAAGCCACCCCCGGCGCCTCCCAGGAAGGACCAGCACTTGCCCCACGTCATCATGAGCGAGCAGCGCAACATCCACGCGGCAGCACATCAG GTCAGCGAGCTGCCCTTCCCCTTTGAGAGGCACCAGCAGTTTGAGCACAGCATCCGGACGCCCGTGGGCACCACGTGGAACACGCAGCGTGCCTTCCAGAAGCTGACCGCCCCCCGCGTCATCACCCGAGCGGGCCACATCATCCAGCCCATCTCTGCCGAGGATGTCCCCGACGTGGCCGCCGCAGCtggcggcggagccgggccggcGCTAGAAATTGCGCCCAAGCAGCAAGAGCACCCCTTTCGCCGCCCGCGCAAGAGAGCGCGATAG